The region GATTCTTCCGGCGAGTCCGGCGCAATTTGGCTGCTGCCCGGCGTTCCCGGTTGATCTCTTCGTCCAGTTCATCAATGCGTTGTACCAGTAGTTTGATGTATTTCTCTTCATGGATCAACAGGGCAAATCGCTGGTACTTAGCGCTATCGAAGATTATCTCTGCAAAAGGCAGGATGAAATACAAGGCTTGACTGCCAATACTGTGAAGAGGATGCAGAGATTCTATCAGCAGAATCCCTGCTGGAGCCAATTGGCGGCTGGCGATAAAGCGCGCTACCTTGTCAATCAGCTCGTAAGCTTCTTCCTCGCTTATTGTGGATATGATCTCCGGATGCTTATAATTCATGCTCTATGCCCTGGTGGCAGTGTAACAGGCAACCTTGGCCGCACCGGCAGCATAAAGTGCCCTGCTGGCTTCACTTAGCGTGCTGCCTGTAGTGTACACATCGTCCACTAAAATCAGCCTCTTCCCTTTTACCATTGCTGGATTCTTCACCCGGAATGCTCCAGCCAGATTCTTTAACCGCTCTTTGCGTTCCAAAGTGGTCTGACTCTTTGTATAACGTGTGCGGCTGATGCAGTTCAGATAGCTCTTGCCCATCTTATGGGCAAGCTTAGAAGCTATCAGTTCGCTTTGATTGTAGCCCCGTTCCCGTTTCCGCACTCTGTGCAGCGGTACCGGAACCAGATAATCGTAGTCATCAAAGACTGTGGAGCCTTCGACTGCTTCTGCCATTTTATCGGCAAGATATCCGGCAGGAGAGCTTAATGCATTGTACTTCAGATCATGGACCAGACTCAACGCCGGCCCTTGATAACTAAGCGCAGAACGCACAAACTCGAAAGTATAGCCGATCTCCCTGCATTGAGAGCATGAGCCATTCGAGACAGGAGCTCCGCACTTGGGACATCCCTTACTGAGATAGGGCTGCAGTTTGCTTTCACAATCCGTGCATAGTTGTTTCTCGCCCCGCGCCAGGCGTGTATGGCAGGCAGAACAGACGGGCGGGATCAGCAAATCAAGCAACACCATCTAAAAACAATTCAATAGCCTTGAAAATATAGCTGCCATCATTGCTGCAAACGCTGTCTGTAGCAGCCCTTTCCGGATGCGGCATCATACCCAGTATGTTTCCGGCATCGTTCGTAATCCCCGCTATGTTATCAAGCGCACCGTTGGGATTAGTGGCGTCATTCACCATGCCATGTACGTCGCAATAGCGGAATAGAATCTGATTCTTATCTTGCAATCGCGCCAGACCGTCATCATCAATGAAGTAATTGCCTTCTTTGTGGGCAATTGGAATATCCAATACTGTGCCGGGGATTAAGCCCCGGGTGAAGGGACTATCGGCGCTTTCTACCCGCAGATATTGGTGTTTACAGATGAAACGCAGACTCCGGTTCATCATCAGAG is a window of Candidatus Cloacimonadota bacterium DNA encoding:
- the purQ gene encoding phosphoribosylformylglycinamidine synthase subunit PurQ, producing the protein MRVSVITFPGSNCDHDAYEVCERRGHSTRMIWHKDSDLENPDLVILPGGFSYGDYLRCGALARFSPIVKELLSFAKKGGLILGICNGFQILTETGLLPGALMMNRSLRFICKHQYLRVESADSPFTRGLIPGTVLDIPIAHKEGNYFIDDDGLARLQDKNQILFRYCDVHGMVNDATNPNGALDNIAGITNDAGNILGMMPHPERAATDSVCSNDGSYIFKAIELFLDGVA
- a CDS encoding ComF family protein, producing the protein MLIPPVCSACHTRLARGEKQLCTDCESKLQPYLSKGCPKCGAPVSNGSCSQCREIGYTFEFVRSALSYQGPALSLVHDLKYNALSSPAGYLADKMAEAVEGSTVFDDYDYLVPVPLHRVRKRERGYNQSELIASKLAHKMGKSYLNCISRTRYTKSQTTLERKERLKNLAGAFRVKNPAMVKGKRLILVDDVYTTGSTLSEASRALYAAGAAKVACYTATRA